One window of Bacillus sp. THAF10 genomic DNA carries:
- the mntR gene encoding transcriptional regulator MntR produces the protein MPTPSMEDYIEQIYMLIEDKGYARVSDIAEALAVHPSSVTKMVQKLDKDQYLIYEKYRGLVLTAKGKKIGKRLVYRHELLEQFLRVIGVNEENIYEDVEGIEHHLSWNAIDRIGDLVQFFEENKERVEALQTIQKQNEENN, from the coding sequence ATGCCAACCCCTAGTATGGAAGACTACATAGAACAAATTTATATGCTTATTGAAGATAAAGGATATGCACGAGTATCAGATATTGCGGAAGCTCTGGCAGTACATCCCTCTTCTGTTACAAAAATGGTTCAAAAGCTAGATAAGGACCAATACTTAATTTATGAAAAATACCGAGGCCTAGTTTTAACAGCTAAAGGGAAGAAAATAGGAAAACGATTAGTTTACAGACATGAATTGTTAGAACAATTCTTAAGAGTGATAGGTGTGAATGAAGAAAACATCTATGAGGATGTGGAAGGAATTGAGCATCACCTAAGTTGGAATGCGATTGATCGAATTGGTGATTTAGTTCAATTCTTTGAAGAAAATAAAGAGCGTGTCGAAGCACTTCAAACCATACAAAAACAAAATGAAGAAAACAATTAA
- a CDS encoding IS3 family transposase: protein MTFAKEWIDEGFPASRVLKYASITRSTYYYRLANPPKAKVPTGGRPIPGYSLNRKTKKKVKDTSIKVYLMQLIEGEEEIYGYRKLTKALRRKHHLIINKKKVYRLCKELDILMPQREKKQKHLRRLAKNRKITGPNQLWQVDIKYGYVMNSRRFFYLVSAIDVFDRKIVGYYLGKTCEATKVTKMLMKAMMKRGVKMTSAEEVGQGESRLIIRSDNGPQFISNHFQQFSEDKFEHERIPPKSPNMNAYIESFHSVLERECYQKNEFITFDHAFNTVDAYIEFYNNRRYHGSLNDYSPSEYYAKWLAKSMDPVELTM from the coding sequence ATAACTTTCGCTAAAGAGTGGATTGACGAGGGATTCCCTGCCAGCCGTGTATTAAAGTATGCTTCCATTACTCGTTCTACTTATTATTACCGTTTGGCCAATCCACCAAAAGCTAAGGTTCCTACAGGGGGAAGACCTATACCTGGCTATTCCCTGAACAGAAAGACGAAAAAGAAAGTAAAAGATACGTCAATCAAAGTGTATCTCATGCAGCTTATCGAAGGGGAAGAAGAGATATACGGATATAGGAAGTTAACAAAAGCTTTAAGAAGAAAACATCATCTCATTATCAACAAAAAGAAAGTGTATCGTCTATGTAAAGAGCTTGATATCTTGATGCCTCAAAGGGAAAAGAAGCAGAAACACCTACGCAGACTCGCAAAGAATCGTAAGATTACAGGTCCTAATCAGTTGTGGCAAGTAGATATTAAATATGGATATGTGATGAATTCTCGCCGTTTTTTCTATCTTGTGAGCGCAATAGATGTGTTTGATCGAAAGATTGTGGGGTACTATCTTGGGAAGACGTGTGAAGCGACTAAAGTTACCAAGATGTTGATGAAAGCTATGATGAAACGTGGTGTCAAAATGACATCAGCTGAAGAAGTTGGACAAGGGGAAAGTAGACTCATTATTCGTTCAGATAATGGCCCTCAGTTTATCAGCAACCATTTCCAACAGTTTAGTGAGGATAAATTCGAACACGAACGAATTCCACCAAAATCACCAAATATGAACGCTTATATAGAGTCTTTTCATAGTGTGCTTGAAAGAGAATGTTATCAGAAAAACGAATTTATAACTTTTGATCATGCGTTTAATACTGTGGATGCTTATATTGAATTTTATAATAATAGAAGGTATCACGGCAGTTTAAACGACTACAGTCCAAGTGAGTATTATGCCAAATGGTTGGCAAAATCCATGGATCCAGTAGAGCTAACGATGTAA
- a CDS encoding transposase, whose translation MSKRNGPMEDVKKQYVRMALESGNTAFIARKTGVSSSTLGNWIRQYRDEIEAEMEKDGVRPLSESTSTQELQKKYDHAMKLLGEKELEVAMLRQMVKKNLPTFRNK comes from the coding sequence ATGAGTAAACGTAATGGACCGATGGAAGATGTAAAAAAGCAATATGTGAGAATGGCACTTGAATCTGGGAATACTGCTTTTATCGCTAGGAAAACTGGAGTGAGCAGTTCTACTCTAGGTAATTGGATAAGACAGTATCGCGATGAAATAGAAGCAGAGATGGAAAAAGACGGTGTTAGGCCACTTTCAGAGTCTACTTCTACTCAAGAACTTCAAAAGAAGTATGACCATGCCATGAAACTTTTAGGTGAAAAAGAACTAGAGGTAGCGATGCTTCGCCAAATGGTAAAAAAAAACTTACCAACCTTTCGGAACAAATAA
- a CDS encoding biotin/lipoate A/B protein ligase family protein, which translates to MTKETWRYIDSKEQSPAFNMALDEALLDWHSQGKIPPTIRFYGWNPPTLSIGYFQKVEKEINLERVKELGLGFVRRPTGGRGVLHDKELTYSVIVSEDHPEMPQTVTEAYRVISEGILEGFKGLGLDAYFAIPRTEEEKQGLKNPRSAVCFDAPSWYELVVEGRKVAGSAQTRQKGVILQHGSILLDIDEDQLFSLFNYPSERVKERMQKNFKNKAVAINALRETPVTIEEAKAAFFAGFEKGLNINLEPYELSEVELAEVHAIMEKKYSTDEWNFKR; encoded by the coding sequence ATGACAAAGGAAACTTGGAGATACATTGATTCGAAGGAGCAGTCACCTGCATTTAATATGGCGCTAGATGAAGCGCTATTGGACTGGCATAGCCAAGGCAAAATCCCACCAACCATTCGTTTTTACGGCTGGAATCCCCCAACCTTATCGATTGGATATTTTCAAAAAGTAGAAAAAGAAATTAATCTAGAGCGAGTAAAGGAACTTGGCCTTGGGTTTGTAAGAAGGCCTACCGGAGGGCGTGGAGTCCTACATGACAAAGAGCTCACCTATAGTGTGATTGTGTCAGAAGATCACCCTGAAATGCCGCAAACAGTAACAGAAGCCTATCGAGTGATTTCGGAAGGTATTTTGGAAGGATTTAAAGGACTGGGCTTAGATGCTTACTTTGCAATTCCAAGAACTGAGGAAGAAAAGCAAGGTCTGAAAAATCCACGATCCGCCGTGTGCTTTGATGCACCTTCTTGGTATGAGCTAGTGGTAGAAGGAAGAAAGGTTGCAGGTAGCGCGCAAACTCGTCAAAAAGGAGTCATCCTTCAGCATGGCTCTATTTTACTGGATATCGATGAGGACCAATTGTTTAGCCTATTCAACTATCCAAGTGAGCGAGTCAAAGAAAGAATGCAAAAGAATTTTAAAAATAAAGCAGTGGCGATTAATGCCTTGCGAGAGACGCCAGTCACTATTGAAGAAGCAAAAGCAGCGTTCTTTGCAGGCTTTGAAAAAGGATTGAATATCAATTTAGAGCCATACGAATTGTCAGAGGTGGAACTAGCAGAAGTTCACGCCATTATGGAGAAAAAATATTCTACTGATGAGTGGAATTTTAAAAGATAA
- a CDS encoding rhodanese-like domain-containing protein, protein MFIYQRKILTTLTEEEFRAGYRKAQLIDVRETKEYEGGHILGARNIPMSQLKMRMKEIRNDQPVYIYCQNTMRSGRAAQMLKRKGHSQLYQLKGGFKHWGGKIRTKN, encoded by the coding sequence ATGTTCATCTACCAACGCAAAATTCTTACTACGTTAACAGAAGAAGAATTTCGCGCTGGATATCGTAAAGCACAGTTAATTGATGTTCGTGAAACAAAAGAGTACGAGGGCGGACACATTTTAGGTGCAAGAAATATTCCAATGTCTCAACTGAAAATGAGAATGAAAGAAATTCGCAATGATCAACCAGTATATATTTACTGCCAGAATACCATGCGCAGCGGTCGTGCTGCTCAAATGTTAAAGCGTAAAGGGCACTCACAGCTTTATCAACTAAAGGGTGGCTTTAAGCACTGGGGCGGTAAAATTAGAACGAAAAACTAA
- a CDS encoding DinB family protein has product MYYQETYKAREELLELLNNIPQDELHAKKADNLWTVGQNVEHLYLLENKITNSLRKAIAVQNQIEEKELNLAKILANRSYKVVASDDISPSSKPYTKEELIILLESSRANLQSFIMEADDAVLHQYGFNHRWIGDLSAMQWVQLIGYHERRHIDQIKETLSIQV; this is encoded by the coding sequence ATGTATTACCAAGAAACCTACAAGGCAAGAGAAGAACTACTAGAACTTCTTAATAACATTCCACAAGACGAACTTCACGCAAAGAAAGCTGATAACCTCTGGACAGTTGGCCAAAACGTGGAACATCTTTACCTCCTCGAAAACAAAATTACAAACAGTCTTAGAAAAGCGATTGCAGTCCAAAACCAAATCGAAGAAAAAGAATTGAATCTGGCAAAAATTCTTGCCAACCGAAGCTACAAAGTTGTGGCATCAGATGACATCTCGCCATCATCAAAGCCCTATACAAAAGAAGAACTCATTATATTGTTAGAGAGTTCAAGAGCTAATCTTCAAAGCTTCATTATGGAAGCCGACGATGCAGTCCTCCATCAGTATGGCTTTAACCACCGCTGGATTGGGGATCTTTCCGCTATGCAATGGGTACAATTAATTGGCTATCACGAGCGTCGTCATATTGATCAAATAAAAGAAACCTTGTCGATACAAGTATAA
- the gcvPB gene encoding aminomethyl-transferring glycine dehydrogenase subunit GcvPB has protein sequence MKKQNQPLIFELSREGRIGYSLPENDVPEVDLAELFPSEYIREEAPELPEVSELDIMRHYTALSNRNHGVDSGFYPLGSCTMKYNPKINENVARYPGFAHIHPLQDESTVQGALELMYDLQDHLIEITGMDEVTLQPAAGAHGEWTGLMMIRAFHEANNDHNRTKVIVPDSAHGTNPASATVAGLETITVKSDENGLVDLEDLRRVVGEDTAALMLTNPNTLGLFEENILEMAKIVHDAGGKLYYDGANLNAVLSKARPGDMGFDVVHLNLHKTFTGPHGGGGPGSGPVGVKADLIPYLPKPLVVKKEDGSFGFDYDRPDSIGRVKPFYGNFGINVRAYTYIRSMGPDGLKAVTEYAVLNANYMMRRLAEYFDLPFDRHCKHEFVLSGKRQKKLGVRTLDIAKRLLDFGYHPPTIYFPLNVEECIMIEPTETESKETLDSFIDAMIQIAREAEENPEVVQEAPHTTVIKRLDETLAARKPVLRFQKEA, from the coding sequence ATGAAAAAGCAAAATCAACCACTCATTTTTGAATTGTCCAGAGAAGGCCGCATCGGGTACAGCCTGCCAGAAAACGATGTTCCAGAGGTAGATTTAGCAGAGCTTTTCCCAAGTGAATATATTCGCGAAGAAGCTCCGGAACTACCTGAGGTTTCTGAATTAGATATCATGCGCCACTACACAGCGTTGAGCAACCGTAACCATGGAGTAGACTCAGGCTTCTACCCACTTGGTTCATGTACCATGAAATACAACCCAAAAATTAACGAGAATGTCGCACGATATCCTGGCTTTGCACACATTCACCCATTACAGGATGAGTCCACCGTTCAAGGTGCGCTTGAATTAATGTATGATTTGCAAGACCACCTGATTGAAATTACTGGAATGGATGAAGTAACCTTGCAGCCAGCAGCCGGTGCTCACGGAGAATGGACGGGTCTAATGATGATCCGCGCGTTCCACGAAGCAAACAATGATCATAACCGTACAAAAGTTATCGTTCCTGACTCTGCTCACGGTACAAACCCAGCTTCAGCAACCGTAGCAGGTTTGGAAACCATCACGGTTAAATCGGATGAAAACGGCTTAGTAGACTTAGAAGATCTTCGTAGAGTAGTAGGCGAAGACACTGCGGCTTTAATGTTAACTAACCCGAATACACTTGGACTTTTTGAAGAAAACATCTTAGAAATGGCAAAGATAGTCCACGATGCAGGCGGAAAGCTTTACTATGATGGTGCCAACCTGAATGCGGTACTCAGCAAAGCGCGTCCTGGCGACATGGGCTTTGATGTTGTGCACTTAAACTTGCATAAAACATTTACCGGTCCTCACGGTGGTGGTGGTCCTGGATCTGGTCCTGTTGGCGTAAAAGCAGACTTGATTCCATACCTTCCAAAACCACTTGTAGTGAAAAAAGAAGACGGAAGCTTTGGCTTTGATTATGACCGTCCGGATTCCATCGGCCGCGTGAAACCATTCTACGGAAACTTTGGCATCAATGTTCGTGCCTACACGTACATTCGCTCTATGGGTCCAGATGGATTAAAGGCAGTTACTGAATACGCAGTTTTAAACGCAAACTACATGATGCGCCGTTTGGCAGAGTATTTCGATCTGCCATTTGACAGACATTGTAAGCATGAGTTCGTTCTGTCCGGAAAGCGTCAAAAGAAATTAGGCGTACGTACACTCGATATCGCAAAACGCCTGCTTGACTTTGGCTACCATCCACCAACCATCTACTTCCCATTGAATGTAGAAGAATGTATCATGATCGAGCCAACCGAAACAGAATCAAAAGAAACACTAGACTCCTTTATTGACGCGATGATTCAAATCGCGCGGGAAGCAGAGGAAAATCCGGAAGTGGTTCAAGAAGCACCACATACGACAGTGATTAAACGCTTAGATGAAACACTTGCTGCGCGTAAGCCTGTGTTGCGTTTTCAAAAAGAAGCATAA
- the gcvPA gene encoding aminomethyl-transferring glycine dehydrogenase subunit GcvPA: MKHRYLPMTDQDIQEMLQVIGVESIDELFKDIPESVRFDGELNIKKAKSESELMRELSDLAAKNKDLRKNASFLGAGVYDHYMPVIVDHVISRSEFYTAYTPYQPEISQGELQAIFEFQTMICELTGMDVANSSMYDGATSFAEAAMLACGHTKKKKVLVSAAVHPEAKAVITSYAKGQFVEVVEVPMKNGVTDVEALEKMMSADVAAVMVQYPNFFGQIEPMEAIEKIAHTDKGMFLVSSNPLSLGALTPPGKFGADIVAGDAQPFGIPTQFGGPHCGYFAVTSKLMRKVPGRLVGQTVDEEGQRGFVLTLQAREQHIRRDKATSNICSNQALNALAASVAMTALGKKGVKDIAVRNIQKAQYAKTALENAGLEVTFSGPFFNEFVVKLSTPIKEVNRKLLEKDIIGGYDLGTYYPELENHMLLAVTEMRTKEEIDTLAKELGAQQQ; the protein is encoded by the coding sequence ATGAAACATCGTTATTTACCCATGACGGATCAAGACATCCAAGAAATGCTGCAGGTAATTGGAGTAGAAAGTATTGATGAATTGTTTAAAGATATTCCAGAAAGCGTTCGCTTCGATGGAGAATTAAACATTAAAAAAGCTAAATCTGAATCAGAATTAATGCGTGAACTAAGTGATTTGGCTGCCAAAAACAAAGATTTACGCAAAAATGCATCATTCCTTGGAGCTGGAGTGTATGATCACTATATGCCTGTCATTGTTGATCACGTCATTTCTCGTTCTGAATTTTACACGGCGTATACACCATATCAGCCAGAAATCTCTCAAGGCGAACTTCAGGCAATCTTTGAATTCCAGACGATGATTTGTGAGCTAACAGGTATGGATGTTGCTAACTCATCCATGTACGATGGGGCGACTTCCTTTGCAGAAGCAGCGATGCTTGCTTGTGGGCATACAAAAAAGAAAAAAGTATTGGTGTCTGCTGCCGTTCATCCTGAAGCAAAAGCGGTTATTACCTCTTATGCAAAAGGCCAGTTCGTTGAGGTTGTAGAAGTACCTATGAAAAATGGTGTAACAGATGTGGAAGCGCTAGAAAAAATGATGAGTGCGGACGTAGCAGCTGTCATGGTACAATATCCAAACTTCTTTGGCCAAATTGAACCGATGGAAGCAATCGAAAAAATCGCGCATACGGATAAAGGGATGTTCCTTGTTTCCTCCAATCCACTCTCACTTGGAGCATTGACTCCTCCTGGTAAATTTGGGGCAGATATCGTAGCGGGAGACGCACAACCATTTGGTATACCAACACAATTTGGTGGCCCTCACTGTGGTTATTTTGCCGTAACGTCTAAATTAATGCGTAAGGTTCCAGGTAGATTAGTAGGGCAAACAGTAGATGAAGAAGGTCAACGTGGGTTTGTACTAACGCTCCAAGCACGCGAACAACACATCCGTCGTGACAAAGCGACTTCCAATATTTGTTCTAATCAAGCATTAAACGCGCTGGCAGCATCGGTTGCAATGACTGCACTTGGCAAAAAAGGCGTAAAAGACATAGCTGTTCGCAATATCCAAAAAGCCCAATATGCCAAAACTGCGCTTGAAAACGCTGGCTTAGAAGTAACATTCAGCGGTCCATTTTTTAATGAATTTGTGGTGAAGCTTTCTACACCAATCAAAGAAGTAAATCGCAAGCTCCTTGAAAAGGATATTATTGGTGGCTACGACCTTGGAACGTACTATCCAGAACTTGAAAATCATATGTTACTCGCTGTAACTGAAATGCGTACAAAGGAAGAAATCGATACACTAGCGAAAGAATTGGGGGCTCAGCAGCAATGA
- the gcvT gene encoding glycine cleavage system aminomethyltransferase GcvT, producing the protein MTELKRTPLFDLYKENGAKTIDFGGWDLPVQFSSIKEEHEAVRTKAGLFDVSHMGEIEVKGKDSLAYLQKMMTNDVSKLKDGGAQYTAMCYPDGGTVDDLLVYKKADEDYLLVVNASNIEKDFDWLISNVNEEVEVTNISESVAQLALQGPLSQQILQKLTKTDLSEIKFFKFNENVDINGVTALVSRTGYTGEDGFEIYCASEDATKLWNSLLEVGKEDGLVPCGLGARDTLRFEAKLALYGQELTKDITPIEAGIGFAVKTDKEADFFGKAVLKEQKENGAPRKLVGLEMLDKGIPRHGYEVFVGDEQIGEVTTGTQSPTLKKNVGLALLKKEFTEIDTEVEVQVRKKRLKAKIVKTPFYQRPKN; encoded by the coding sequence ATGACGGAATTAAAAAGAACACCTTTGTTTGATTTGTACAAAGAAAACGGTGCAAAAACCATTGATTTTGGCGGCTGGGATTTACCAGTGCAATTCTCCAGTATTAAGGAAGAGCATGAAGCAGTTCGTACAAAAGCAGGGTTATTTGATGTCTCCCACATGGGCGAGATTGAAGTAAAAGGAAAAGATAGTCTCGCTTATCTCCAAAAAATGATGACAAATGATGTTTCCAAGTTAAAAGACGGTGGTGCCCAGTATACTGCGATGTGTTATCCAGACGGTGGTACAGTAGACGACTTGCTTGTATACAAAAAAGCCGACGAGGATTACCTGTTAGTGGTCAATGCCTCAAATATTGAAAAAGACTTCGACTGGTTGATTAGCAATGTGAATGAAGAAGTGGAAGTGACAAATATCTCTGAAAGCGTGGCACAGCTTGCCCTGCAAGGTCCTCTTTCTCAACAAATCTTGCAAAAGCTCACAAAAACGGACCTTTCAGAAATTAAATTTTTTAAATTTAATGAAAATGTAGACATCAATGGTGTGACAGCTCTAGTTTCCAGAACTGGCTACACTGGTGAGGATGGCTTTGAAATCTATTGCGCTAGTGAGGATGCTACAAAGCTTTGGAACTCGCTTTTAGAAGTAGGCAAAGAGGATGGACTTGTTCCATGTGGACTTGGTGCTCGCGATACCCTGCGTTTTGAGGCGAAGCTTGCGTTATACGGACAAGAGCTAACCAAGGACATTACCCCGATTGAAGCTGGCATTGGCTTTGCCGTGAAAACAGATAAAGAAGCAGATTTCTTTGGGAAAGCGGTTCTTAAGGAACAAAAAGAGAACGGCGCACCACGGAAGCTTGTTGGACTAGAGATGTTGGATAAAGGAATTCCTCGTCATGGCTATGAGGTGTTTGTTGGGGATGAGCAAATCGGAGAAGTAACAACTGGTACGCAGTCGCCTACCTTAAAGAAAAATGTTGGACTTGCTCTTTTAAAGAAAGAATTCACTGAAATTGATACAGAAGTGGAAGTACAGGTTCGTAAAAAGCGTCTTAAAGCAAAAATTGTTAAAACACCATTCTATCAACGCCCGAAAAACTAA